The Suncus etruscus isolate mSunEtr1 chromosome 7, mSunEtr1.pri.cur, whole genome shotgun sequence genome includes a window with the following:
- the RCVRN gene encoding recoverin, which yields MGNSKSGALSKEILEELQLNTKFTQEELCAWYQSFLKECPTGHITQQEFASIYAKFFPDADPKAYAQHVFRSFDANSDGTLDFKEYVVALHMTTIGKTSQKLEWAFSLYDVDGNGAISKGEVLEIVMAIFKMINPEDVTNLPDDENTPEKRAEKIWTFFGKGDNDKLTEEEFIKGIMANKEILRLIQFEPQKVKEKIKEKKP from the exons atgggaaacagcaaaagtggAGCCCTCTCCAAGGAGATCCTAGAGGAACTTCAGCTGAACACCAAGTTTACACAGGAGGAGCTCTGTGCCTGGTATCAGTCCTTCTTGAAGGAGTGTCCCACCGGTCACATCACTCAGCAGGAGTTTGCCAGCATCTATGCCAAGTTCTTCCCTGATGCTGACCCAAAAGCCTATGCCCAGCATGTGTTCCGTAGCTTTGATGCCAACAGTGATGGCACCTTGGACTTCAAGGAGTATGTGGTGGCCCTGCATATGACCACTATAGGCAAGACCAGCCAGAAGCTCGAGTGGGCCTTCTCACTCTACGATGTGGATGGTAATGGAGCCATCAGCAAAGGAGAGGTGCTGGAGATTGTCATG GCTATTTTCAAAATGATCAATCCTGAAGATGTGACGAACCTTCCTGATGATGAAAACACCCCAGAAAAGCGAGCTGAGAAGATCTGGACATTCTTTGGAAAGGGAGACAATG ATAAACTTACAGAGGAAGAATTCATCAAGGGAATCATGGCCAATAAGGAAATTCTGCGATTGATTCAATTTGAGCCtcaaaaagtaaaggaaaaaataaaggaaaagaaaccctGA